In the Pseudanabaena sp. PCC 7367 genome, one interval contains:
- the pdxA gene encoding 4-hydroxythreonine-4-phosphate dehydrogenase PdxA, whose product MFNNRRSDRQLHLALTLGDPAGIGPEIALKALANPDLNKKLTGSNVKVTIIGDRHQLESHFAVLNKLSCEPLADPEIITILDLATNLEVEIGQGSKSSGAASFKYLDTAIAQTLAGKFSGIVTAPIAKSYWQMAGHSYPGQTELLAERSNTQKFGMMFVAKSPHTDWVLKTLLATVHIPLAAVTQTLTPELITWKLDLLRRSLKTDFGIDRPRLAVAGINPHSGEDGNLGHEEKDWLRDLLSNYQQKYPEVELSAPIPPDTMWVNPGKAWHDSAKTHLGYDAYLAMYHDQGLIPVKLLGFEQAVNTTIGLPFVRTSPDHGTAFDIAGKGIASADSLIAAIELAAALVVRRHETQKV is encoded by the coding sequence TGGGCGATCCGGCTGGGATTGGCCCGGAAATAGCTTTAAAAGCATTAGCGAACCCTGACCTGAATAAAAAATTAACAGGCTCAAATGTAAAAGTAACTATAATCGGCGATCGCCACCAATTAGAATCCCACTTTGCGGTGCTAAATAAACTTAGTTGCGAGCCGCTTGCTGATCCAGAAATAATAACTATACTCGACCTGGCTACCAATTTGGAAGTTGAAATTGGTCAAGGTAGTAAGTCCAGTGGTGCAGCTAGTTTTAAATACCTAGACACAGCGATCGCCCAAACCCTGGCGGGTAAATTTTCCGGTATTGTCACCGCGCCGATCGCTAAATCCTACTGGCAAATGGCCGGACATAGCTATCCTGGGCAAACTGAGTTATTGGCAGAGCGCAGCAATACCCAGAAATTCGGCATGATGTTTGTGGCTAAGTCTCCCCATACCGATTGGGTGCTAAAAACTCTATTGGCTACAGTGCATATCCCGCTGGCGGCAGTTACTCAAACCCTAACCCCGGAGCTAATCACCTGGAAACTGGATCTATTAAGGCGATCGCTCAAGACAGACTTTGGCATCGATCGCCCCCGCCTTGCCGTAGCTGGAATCAACCCCCACAGTGGTGAGGATGGCAATCTAGGCCACGAAGAAAAAGATTGGCTCCGTGATCTGCTTAGCAACTATCAACAAAAATATCCCGAAGTTGAGCTGAGTGCCCCAATCCCACCGGACACCATGTGGGTCAATCCCGGTAAAGCTTGGCATGATTCCGCTAAAACACACCTGGGCTATGATGCCTATCTGGCCATGTATCACGATCAGGGCTTAATTCCGGTCAAGCTGTTGGGCTTCGAGCAGGCCGTTAATACCACGATCGGCTTGCCGTTTGTGCGCACTTCTCCGGATCATGGCACTGCCTTTGATATTGCCGGGAAAGGGATCGCCAGTGCCGATAGCTTGATCGCGGCGATCGAATTGGCGGCAGCTTTGGTTGTCCGGCGGCATGAAACCCAAAAAGTTTGA